Part of the Corynebacterium efficiens YS-314 genome is shown below.
CTCACGCAGCTTTAATAGCCGACTCGAAGGAGCCTGAGAAAGAATCCAGGTATTTCGTTCCTCGTCTCGACGGGGCTGAACTGAATTCGCGCTGGGACATGATGGATTTCCCTCCAGATATTTTGATCACTAACTACTCCATGCTCAATGTGATGCTCTTAAGAGAGCAAGAACAGTCGTTTTTCGAGCAAACCCGCAAATGGTTAGAAAATCCACATAATGTGTTCACGATCGTGGTCGATGAACTGCATACATACAGAGGAACCGCTGGTACCGAAGTGGCCTACCTTCTGCGAAATCTGATGAGGCGGCTTGGTTTAGACCGAAAACCATCACAGCTGCGTGTTGTGGCATCATCTGCCTCTTTGGATCCGGGCCGAGATCGCACTTTTATCGAGAGTTTCTTCAATCTCTCGGTCGATTCCTTCGATTTCATTGAGGGAAGCGTGAAGGTACCTGAACCAGAAGCTGCGAAATTGGAATCAGCGCCAGAAGATATCTTGAGGGGAATTTCTAAGCGGGACCCCATTGAGGCGTGCGACTACGCCCGTAGTGAGAAGCTCATTGATCGTATTCGGGTTGCGTTTACCTCTGAAAAACGATTAGGAAAGGCGTTCACACTCAAAGAATTAGGGATTGAGCTCTTCCCAGGATCGAGCGAGAATGAGGCTGTTAGCGCGCTCACTAAGATTTTCAGAGGACTATCAGAGTTTCCAGCCGGAGATGATCCAGGGTTTCGCGCTCACTATTTCTTCAGAAATGTTCCAGGGGTGTGGGCTTGCACGGACCCCTCCTGTAGTGAAATTCCTGGTGGAAGTTATGAAGAAAGAGCAGTAGGTAAGCTCTTTATCGAGCCGGTATCACGTTGTGATTGCGGGGCACGAGTGCTCCAGTTACTTTACTGCCAAAATTGTGGAGAAGTCTGTGTCGGTGCCAAATGGGGTTTTGGGGTACCGGGATTCCGGGGATCGTGGTACCCCATTCTGATCCAGTGGTACCGCAGGTAGAAATAAAGGTGGCGGCTACAGCACATCCGCTGATAGCCGTGACACGCCCCCTTACTTCCATGGAGGAACCATGGCTTCTACCCGGGACATCATCACCGCAGTCCTATTCGGTGATTCCTATACCACCATCAGCACCAGGCTGAAATGCTCGCGCAGAGACATCTCCGCAGCGCATAAGCTCATCGACGCCCATCAGATCACGCTGCACTCACTGAGCCAGATCACCGATGAGGAACTCGAGGAGTGGAAAAATCCCCTCCGTGGGCTGCCGCAAGAATCGAAGTACCTGGCACCAGACTTTGCCACCACCTTGCACCGGCTGAAAACCAATCCGCATCACACCCTCCTGCTGGACTGGCGCTACTACCTCGTCGAAGCAGGCAGTGCAGCTAAACAGCCCTATTCCTACTCGCATTACTGCCAGCGTTTCCATGCCTATGTCGACGCCCATGACCTCTACCGCACGCTGCATCACCAGCCAGGACGCACGATGCAGGTTGATTGGGCAGGCGATACCATCAAGATCACCGACCGGATCACCGGCCAGGCACGCAAGGTGCATTTCTTCACCGCGGTTTTGCCGTACTCATCGATGATGTATGTCCACCCCAGTTTCACCATGGATATCAAGGCCTGGCTGAATTGCCATATCGCTGCACTGCGCTACTTCGGCGGGGCCCCGTTTGTCCTGGTCCCTGACAATGACACCGCAGCGATCTACCGGCCGAAGAAAAACGACCCCGCCCGTGCCGTGAGTGCTGAGTATGAAGCATTGGCCAAGTTCTACAACACTGCCGTGATGCCGACTGATGTCCGAGCCCCGAAACAAAAGGCCGGGGTGGAACGATCCGTTCAAATCGCCTACAGCCGCATCCTGGGGGTGCTGGAAATGGAAGGCCCCTTCCACAGCATCGACCAGATTGAGGACATCGTTGCTGATCAGGTCCATGAGATCAACTACGACATCGTCCGGGTAGATGGGACACGCAGGAACGAGCAATTCCAGGCTGAAGAACGCCACCTGCTGATCCCACTGCCGGATCAGGACTACACCTCCTATGAGTGGAAGGAGCTAAAAGTCCAGCGCAACTACCATATTTCCTGCGATAAGCAGTACTACTCGGTGCCCTGGAAACTTGTGGGATCCACCGTCAAAGCCCGGTTATCCAACACCGACATCACGGTCTTTGCCGGAGATCAGGTTGTGGCTACGCACCGTCGACTCCATGGGCGCTTCGGGCAATATTCCACCCACGCCGATCATGTCCCACCAGCACACCTGGATACTGCAGAGTTGTGGAGTGACCAGTGGTTTATCAACCAGGCACGCCTGGTTGGTCCCGCGACCACCACGGTGATCGAGATGATGATGTCAAGCCCCGGGTTTTGTAGAGGGTCATTTACTTAAATATCAGGCCGCTTGAGCCTGACGTTTCGTCCAGTCCTGGTGTACCTCCCGCGGCGGTCGGTAATCCACAGACGAGTGCAGCCGGCGACTGTTGTACCACCCGATCCACCTTGAGGATTCCACGAGCACATCCGTTAAGGACGGCCAGATCTGCCGATCAATAAGCTCAGCTTTGAACACTGAGTTCAACGCCTCTGCCATGGCATTATCGTAGGAATCACCACGTGATCCAACCGAAGCAACGACGTCAGATTCTGCCAGGGTTTCACCGTAGACAATGCTGCGGTATTGCACTCCACGATCCGAGTGATGAATCAACCCGGAAACGTCCTCACCAGCGCGAAGACGGGCAGATAACCCCATATCGAGTGCATCCCTAGCCAAGGATGCCCGCATGTGATTGGTGATCTGCCAACCGACGATCTCTCGTGAAAAGGCGTCCAACACAAAAGCGGCATATACCCAGCCCTGCGAGGTTGAGATATAGGTAATGTCCGCGACCCACAGCTTGTTCGGTGCATCCACGGGCCCGACCCCCGGAAAGTGGACGCTGATAATGGGAGTACGGGATCGGAGCCATCCGAAATGACCCCAAAGTGGACTGGCCACACTGTGTGCCTTGCTCGTGATCTGTCTTTCGGAGTAGTTCCGGTCCCGTACCGCGATCCGGAGTTTCGGTCATGACCTTATAGGAGCGTGACCGTTTCCGTGACCACCCTGGCAGGTGTCATGGTAGTAGTCCCATCAGCGTCTTGTCTGTCTGAAGCTCCGGATATGTGGATCCCCCGTGTCCCACCGCTTCAGAAAGCCCGTGAACATCATGCCCACACCAACCATTGACCTTGCTGGCCCCGTAGCCGGCATCGATACGCACACCGATACCCACACCGTGGCCATCGTGACCGAGACTGGTAAACATCTGGCGACCGATACCTTTCCCACCACCAGCAACGGATACCAGCAGGTCACCGAGTTCCTCTCAGCTTACAGCGTCGTAGCTGCGGGGATAGAAGGTACTAACTCCTACGGAGCTGGTCTGACCCGGCATCTTATTGGCCATGGACATGTAGTTTTCGAGGTTTTGCGTCCTACCCGTGCCCTTCGACGCCGGGATGGCAAATCAGACCCTGTTGATGCACTCGCCGCCGCCCGGCAGGTGCTCACCGGTCAAGCACTCAGCATCCCGAAAGACACCACCGGGCCAGTGGAGTCACTGCGCATGCTCCAGATTACCCGCCATCAACTGGTCGCCACGGCGGCAAAACTATTGACTCTCATCAAGTCTCTGCTGGTCACGGCCCCCGTGACTGTTCGGCAGCGTTATGCGACGATGACGACCACCACCCTGGTTATGACATTGTCGCGGTGCCGCCCACCCGCAGATGTCACTGATCCCGTCAATGGCACCTTAACCAGTTTGAAGAGCTTGGCTACCACCTACAACATGCTGCGGGCGCAATGCGATGAACTCGATAACAAGATCACCGATCTGGTCGAGGTCATCAATCCCGCGATGACACAAATTTTCGGCTGCAGGGCTGTTACTGCCGCAGAATTGCTGGTGAGCCTCGGTGAGAATCCACAACGGATCCGATCACAGGCTGCGTTGGCTCATCTGTGGGGCGTTGCACCTATCCCGGCGAGCTCAGGGCGGACGAACCGACACCGGTTAAATAGAGGGGGTGATCGCCAAGCCAACGCAGCACTGCACCGCATAGTCCTGGTCAGGATGCGTCACGATGAACGCACCAGGGACTATGTTCAACGTCGAATCAAAGAAGGGTTGTCGAAGAAAGAAATCATGCGGTGCTTAAAACGCGCCATCGTCCGAGAGATCTATCAAGTGCTGTGTCTGGGGCGACCTGTGAGACAATCCAGTGGGTTGCGTAGCGATGAATTCAGAGCTCTGCGCTCGAAAAAAGGGCTTTCACAAACCCAAGTCGCCAAGAAACTTGGATGCGCTCCAGCAAGAATTAGCGATATTGAAACCGGCAAGCGTCGACTATCGGAGTTGAAGTTAACCTACGAAGAATTCCTTAAAACTGCTTGACACACCATAGGAGCATCACGAAGGATTTAATCAGGAAGCAGATTTCAGGATAGCAGGACCACGCTCCTCAAACACCGCAGGGGCGAGATATCTGCACCAGGAATGCCGGCGCACCGTGTTATAGCGGGTACACCAGCGGAAGACGTCCCGGCGACAGAGCAACTGGTTCATGAATGTCTTGGAATCCTGGAGGACTTCCCGCTTCAGTGCTGCGTTGAAGGACTCCGCGAGGGCGTTGTCAGCACTGGTCCCGATTGATCCCATCGACTGCTTAATCCCGAGGTCTTTACAGGCGTCCTGGAATGCGTTCGACGTATAAACACTGCCGTGGTCCGAGTGAAAAATCGCACCCTTGAGGTTTCCGCGCTGGCCCTTGGCCATCAGCAGCGCATCCTGGACCAAGCTCGTGCGCATGTGATCTGCGATAGAAAAACCCACCAACCTGCGGGAATAACAATCAATAACCGTGGCCAGGTACATATTCGACCCATCCGCGATCGGTAGGTAGGTAATGTCCCCGACGTAGAGCTGGTTCGGCTTGTCGGCGGTGAATTTCCGACCGACAAGGTCAGGAAACACTGGTTTCTTCTGATCGGACACGGTGGTGGTGACCTTGCGTTTCTTGGTGTATCCACACAGTTTCAACGAGCGCATGATCCGGGCGACCCGCTTGTGATTCACGGGGTCATGATCTATCTGATCTTTGAGTTCGGCCGTGATCCGTTTGGCCCCGTAGCAACCATTTTCGGCGGTGAAGACAGTCGTGACCCGTGCACCGAGGATGGCGTCGGATATGAGTCGTTTTCTCCGGGCTGAGCTGCTGTTTTTCCATTTGTAATAGGAGGACCTGTTGAGTTTCAGGACTTCACATATCCGCTTAACCGAATGGTTCTTCTGGGCGTCGTCAACGAACTGGAAGCGGATCACCAGTTCGTCTCTTCCGCGAAATATTTGGCTGCTTTCCGCAGGATGTCACGCTCTTCGCGCAGTCGGCTGACTTCCCGTTCTAGTTGGCGGATCCGCTCAGCCTCGGTCACCGACATCGACGAGGGCGACTCCGCGGTGCCGGTTTTGGTGCGCGCACCTGTCCCGTACTTCTTTAACCAGTTATGAAGGGTAGCCCGGTTGATCCCGAGGTCAGCGGCAATGGTCTGAATCGAAGCCCCTGGGGAGTTCTCATACAAGGCGACAGCGTCGCGCTTGAACTCCTCTGTGTAGGTCTTGCTTGGCATGGTGGCAGATTACCTTTCCCAGCATCATGCTGGCATCAGGGTGTCTACCATCCGGGGGTCAGGTCCCACCTCGAAGTCCCGGTCGACCAGATCCACTGGACAATCACCGGCATCTGCGCTGCGTGTGGAGGGTTTCTTCTTCCTTCGTCGGATCCCTCTAAGCCCTTCGATCGCCATGAGTCGTTCCACGGTGCAGCGGGCAACATGGCCAAGGTGGCCTTCACGGTTGATCGCCGCCCACATTTTACGAACCCCGTAACAGGAATAGTTATCCTCGAAAATTTGATGCAACGACTGGCTGATCTGTTTATCCCGGATAGATCTGGCTGATGCTGGCCTGGATTTGAAAGCGTAATAGGTGCTCAGGGCAATTTTCGCAGACGTATTGCGTAACGCCCGCACGATTGGCTCGACCCCGAATTGAGCACGGTAGGTGTCAATGAATTTGACGATTATTTGTGTGGGCGGTCGAGCTCCGCCGCGAAAAAAGCTGAGGCTTTCTTGAGGATGTCGTTGGCGCGTTTGGCTTCTGCTAGTTCTGCCCTTAGCCTGCGGTTTTCAGCTTCGAGGTCAACGGATTGTGCTGGGGTGTCCAGGCCGGTGTCTTTGTGCTTGCGGACCCAGACACGCAGTGCTTCTTTCGAGACGCCGAGTTCGTCAGCGACTCTCCTGACGGCCCCGTGGGCGGTGTCGGGATTAGCTTGGGCGTGGATGACGAGTTCGACGGCGCGTTGTTTAAGTTCGTCGGTGTATTTGATGGGCATGCGAGGGTTTCCTTTTCCAATTTCCTACCCTCCATTAAACCCGGGGCATAACATGATCAATCGGCACGCCCATCATGCCCATGGCTGGTTGGACTGCCAAAACATCCTGAAAACGCTGGGCGGGAAAAGCCGCAGCGGGTTGGAACAGGCCTGCCAAGAGCTTCTTGATGCTGATCTGTACCCGACGTATTCGGTGATCAAAAAGCTGCAGTCATCGATTATCACCAACCGCGATACCCACAAACGCAGCGTTGCTGGATCTGCGCCGACGCCGGCTCCTGATCTGGTGAAACCACAACCAGTCCAGGATCTGGATACGGGTGTGTTTCTGCGCTCATCCAGCGCCTATGAGGTCGATGATATTCCGTCTTTGTCTTTTGATGATGAGCAGGAGGGCAACCAGTGACACTGTTTAATGATGATGATCACGCGTTGTTTCGCAGTCTGCGGGCCAGTAGCTTGGCTAGGGCCTTTGAAGAGATCGTCACCGCCAACATCGATGACGATAATCCTGATGTGCTAACCCCGGAGGAGGCGTTTCGGTTGGCTGGCCAGCAGGTGGCCAGGGATCGAGAGGCTAAACGTATTTCCGAGGCGATTAGGAAAGCGAGGTTTCCTATTATGGATGCCTCGATCGCGGAAATTCGCTATGAACAGGGTCGAAATCTTAATCCGATGACGATGAAGCGTCTGGGTAATCATGATTGGGGTGCAGATCCGACCAACTTGTTGATCTTGTCGCCGACGGGGTCCGGGAAGACGTATCTGACCTGTGCGGTGGGGATTTCTGCGTGCCATAACGGCTATTCGGTGGCGTATTGGCGCATGGATGATCTGGCTAGGCGTTTGGCGGTCACTCGGATCGACACGTTGGAACACGAGGACATGCTGGCAGGCTTGTTTGGTGTTGATGTGTTGATTCTGGATGATTTTCTCACCGTGGGTGTTGATGAACGCACTGCAAGTGACCTGTTTGCGATTCTAGCGAATCGGGAGAATATTCACGCAACGATCATCGGGTCGCAGTCGACTCCGGGGCATTGGTTGGATGTGTTACCGGATAAGAACTCCGGGGATTCCATTGTCAGGGCCCGACCCCCGGATGGTGGACACGGAGGATTTAATCAGGAAGCAGATTTCAGGATAGCAGGACCGCGCTCTTCAAACACCGCAGGCGCGAGATATTTACACCAGGAATGTCTGCGTACCGTGTTGTAACGAGTACACCAGCGGAAAACATCCCGTCGGCAGATCAACTGGTTTATGAATGTCTTGGAATCCTGAAGAACTTCCCGCTTCATCGCGGCATTGAAGGACTCGGCCAAAGCATTATCCGCACTGGTTCCAATTGATCCCATCGACTGCCTGATCCCCAGGTCTTTACAGGCGCCCTGGAATGCATGAGAGGTATACACGCTCCCGTGATCCGAATGAAAGATCGCCCCCTTCAAGTCTCCACGCTGGCCCTTAGCCATGGTCAGTGCATCCTGGACCAAGCTGGTGCGCATATGATCTGCGATGGAAAAGCCCACCAACCTGCGGGAATAACAGTCAATGACCGTAGCCAGGTACATATTCGACCCGTCCGCGATCGGCAGGTAGGTAATGTCCCCGACATAGAGCTGGTTAGGCTTGTCGGCGGTGAATTTCCGACCGACAAGGTCAGGGAACACTGGTTTCTTCTGATCTGACACGGTGGTGGTGACCTTGCGCTTCTTGGTGTAGCCAAACAGTTTGAGTTCACGCATGACCCGCGCAACTCGCTTGTGGTTCACGGGGGTTTGATCGGCCTGGTCCTTGAGTTCGGCCGTGATCCGTTTGGCCCCATAACAACCCTTTTCGGCGGTGAAGACCGTCTTGACCCGGGCACCGAGGAGGGCGTCAGAGATAAGTCGTTTTCTCCGGGCTGAGCTGCTGTTTTTCCATTTGTAATAGGAGGACCTGTTGAGTTTCAGCACCTCGCATAACCGCTTAACCGAATGGTTTTTCTGGGCGTCATCAACGAACCGGAAGCGGATCACCAGTTCGTCTCTTCCGCGAAATATTTAGCGGCCTTCCGCAGGATATCGCGCTCTTCTCTCAGTCGGCTAACTTCCCGTTCCAGCTGGCGGATCCGCTCAGCCTCAGTCACCGAGGCTGGTGAAGGCGTTTCGCTGGG
Proteins encoded:
- a CDS encoding DEAD/DEAH box helicase gives rise to the protein MALKSGSTRGKNTIITSGTGSGKTEAFLLPVLAGLLEESREWSGSRGAHNRWWESYSAPFESQRAGETGRLAAVRSLILYPMNALVEDQLTRLRRTLDSDAARDWLDENRGGHRFYFGKYTGATPGTGDRSDSSAKKLLREVFERLDERAHAALIADSKEPEKESRYFVPRLDGAELNSRWDMMDFPPDILITNYSMLNVMLLREQEQSFFEQTRKWLENPHNVFTIVVDELHTYRGTAGTEVAYLLRNLMRRLGLDRKPSQLRVVASSASLDPGRDRTFIESFFNLSVDSFDFIEGSVKVPEPEAAKLESAPEDILRGISKRDPIEACDYARSEKLIDRIRVAFTSEKRLGKAFTLKELGIELFPGSSENEAVSALTKIFRGLSEFPAGDDPGFRAHYFFRNVPGVWACTDPSCSEIPGGSYEERAVGKLFIEPVSRCDCGARVLQLLYCQNCGEVCVGAKWGFGVPGFRGSWYPILIQWYRR
- the istA gene encoding IS21 family transposase, producing the protein MASTRDIITAVLFGDSYTTISTRLKCSRRDISAAHKLIDAHQITLHSLSQITDEELEEWKNPLRGLPQESKYLAPDFATTLHRLKTNPHHTLLLDWRYYLVEAGSAAKQPYSYSHYCQRFHAYVDAHDLYRTLHHQPGRTMQVDWAGDTIKITDRITGQARKVHFFTAVLPYSSMMYVHPSFTMDIKAWLNCHIAALRYFGGAPFVLVPDNDTAAIYRPKKNDPARAVSAEYEALAKFYNTAVMPTDVRAPKQKAGVERSVQIAYSRILGVLEMEGPFHSIDQIEDIVADQVHEINYDIVRVDGTRRNEQFQAEERHLLIPLPDQDYTSYEWKELKVQRNYHISCDKQYYSVPWKLVGSTVKARLSNTDITVFAGDQVVATHRRLHGRFGQYSTHADHVPPAHLDTAELWSDQWFINQARLVGPATTTVIEMMMSSPGFCRGSFT
- a CDS encoding IS3 family transposase, giving the protein MDAPNKLWVADITYISTSQGWVYAAFVLDAFSREIVGWQITNHMRASLARDALDMGLSARLRAGEDVSGLIHHSDRGVQYRSIVYGETLAESDVVASVGSRGDSYDNAMAEALNSVFKAELIDRQIWPSLTDVLVESSRWIGWYNSRRLHSSVDYRPPREVHQDWTKRQAQAA
- a CDS encoding IS110 family transposase; the encoded protein is MPTPTIDLAGPVAGIDTHTDTHTVAIVTETGKHLATDTFPTTSNGYQQVTEFLSAYSVVAAGIEGTNSYGAGLTRHLIGHGHVVFEVLRPTRALRRRDGKSDPVDALAAARQVLTGQALSIPKDTTGPVESLRMLQITRHQLVATAAKLLTLIKSLLVTAPVTVRQRYATMTTTTLVMTLSRCRPPADVTDPVNGTLTSLKSLATTYNMLRAQCDELDNKITDLVEVINPAMTQIFGCRAVTAAELLVSLGENPQRIRSQAALAHLWGVAPIPASSGRTNRHRLNRGGDRQANAALHRIVLVRMRHDERTRDYVQRRIKEGLSKKEIMRCLKRAIVREIYQVLCLGRPVRQSSGLRSDEFRALRSKKGLSQTQVAKKLGCAPARISDIETGKRRLSELKLTYEEFLKTA
- a CDS encoding IS3 family transposase (programmed frameshift) is translated as MPSKTYTEEFKRDAVALYENSPGASIQTIAADLGINRATLHNWLKKYGTGARTKTGTAESPSSMSVTEAERIRQLEREVSRLREERDILRKAAKYFAEGDELVIRFQFVDDAQKNHSVKRICEVLKLNRSSYYKWKNSSSARRKRLISDAILGARVTTVFTAENGCYGAKRITAELKDQIDHDPVNHKRVARIMRSLKLCGYTKKRKVTTTVSDQKKPVFPDLVGRKFTADKPNQLYVGDITYLPIADGSNMYLATVIDCYSRRLVGFSIADHMRTSLVQDALLMAKGQRGNLKGAIFHSDHGSVYTSNAFQDACKDLGIKQSMGSIGTSADNALAESFNAALKREVLQDSKTFMNQLLCRRDVFRWCTRYNTVRRHSWCRYLAPAVFEERGPAILKSAS
- a CDS encoding IS3 family transposase; the encoded protein is MRALRNTSAKIALSTYYAFKSRPASARSIRDKQISQSLHQIFEDNYSCYGVRKMWAAINREGHLGHVARCTVERLMAIEGLRGIRRRKKKPSTRSADAGDCPVDLVDRDFEVGPDPRMVDTLMPA
- a CDS encoding transposase, with product MPIKYTDELKQRAVELVIHAQANPDTAHGAVRRVADELGVSKEALRVWVRKHKDTGLDTPAQSVDLEAENRRLRAELAEAKRANDILKKASAFFAAELDRPHK
- a CDS encoding ATP-binding protein, coding for MTLFNDDDHALFRSLRASSLARAFEEIVTANIDDDNPDVLTPEEAFRLAGQQVARDREAKRISEAIRKARFPIMDASIAEIRYEQGRNLNPMTMKRLGNHDWGADPTNLLILSPTGSGKTYLTCAVGISACHNGYSVAYWRMDDLARRLAVTRIDTLEHEDMLAGLFGVDVLILDDFLTVGVDERTASDLFAILANRENIHATIIGSQSTPGHWLDVLPDKNSGDSIVRARPPDGGHGGFNQEADFRIAGPRSSNTAGARYLHQECLRTVL
- a CDS encoding IS3 family transposase (programmed frameshift), with product MPSKTYTEEFKRDAVALYENSPGASIQTIATDLGINRATLANWVKKYGTATPSETPSPASVTEAERIRQLEREVSRLREERDILRKAAKYFGGRDELVIRFRFVDDAQKNHSVKRLCEVLKLNRSSYYKWKNSSSARRKRLISDALLGARVKTVFTAEKGCYGAKRITAELKDQADQTPVNHKRVARVMRELKLFGYTKKRKVTTTVSDQKKPVFPDLVGRKFTADKPNQLYVGDITYLPIADGSNMYLATVIDCYSRRLVGFSIADHMRTSLVQDALTMAKGQRGDLKGAIFHSDHGSVYTSHAFQGACKDLGIRQSMGSIGTSADNALAESFNAAMKREVLQDSKTFINQLICRRDVFRWCTRYNTVRRHSWCKYLAPAVFEERGPAILKSAS